A genomic window from Streptomyces sp. HUAS YS2 includes:
- a CDS encoding FG-GAP-like repeat-containing protein yields MTSRTTRRHLAASVAVALALTVGAGGLAAPVAVAAPVAAGEGQSAAFVPVGSSLMGIGSSGVLTATKDATETYHYRWTRLADGAVTELPGQVYGSGTDTVLLVESDAYVLRDMTGSSAPVRIPRDALNSGYRLLRPLGSTLLMSAANPAGGTELHLVSRRNGTLFDRTVTGLPSNASSLSVDVDSPPGTALLRYDVYPEPRVALVDLASAAVVETRAPAYTSRGVTDVAASATHIAWGDLDSVTGAGVSTASRGSGEVERTFVGGGGVQLHVDLLGDWVLYSGKGAETATTPHPLFALTARNMKTGATLELLDHSESIGPTPDGALVAEGGSVEHGEGLYRIELGADGAPVTTLVASTGVPTAVNLLGYVAPSGVIDLDKTPLVPVEATFSRSNVRLEIEFTHVASQRRHLLVRLPERPGAEGPVTVKGSWDGRLDRQQGEVGSFLTAYNGDYTWRLRAVPMNGVGPAAERTGSFRVLRTPKPHDFSDNGSPDALGVDSAGRLTRYDSSTTENGSTSLIGRSGIGTGWQIYDRLVAPGNVGGTAQADVVARDRSGVLWLYEGTGKLERPFELRKKVGAGWQIYNKITAGSDLTGDGRTDLLATDAAGVLWLYKGTGSATAPFAPRVKAGNGGWGIYNKIVATGNIAGGAAGDLVARDASGVLWLYPGNGNGTFATRIRVGSGWNAFAHVLAVGDANHDRRPEVFAYKPDGRMFVYESTGDANAPFKPGRATYYALTVAPGEFTQLF; encoded by the coding sequence TTGACGTCACGCACCACCCGACGGCACCTCGCGGCTTCGGTCGCTGTCGCTCTCGCGCTCACCGTCGGGGCCGGCGGCCTCGCCGCCCCTGTTGCCGTCGCTGCACCGGTTGCCGCGGGGGAGGGGCAGAGCGCTGCCTTCGTTCCGGTGGGCTCCTCGTTGATGGGCATCGGGTCGTCCGGCGTCCTCACCGCGACCAAGGACGCGACGGAGACGTACCACTACCGCTGGACACGTCTCGCGGACGGTGCCGTGACGGAGCTGCCGGGCCAGGTGTACGGCTCTGGCACCGACACCGTCCTCCTGGTCGAGAGCGACGCCTACGTCCTGCGCGACATGACAGGAAGCAGCGCGCCGGTCCGCATCCCGCGTGACGCGCTGAACAGCGGTTACAGGTTGCTCCGGCCCCTCGGCTCCACGCTCCTCATGAGCGCTGCCAACCCGGCGGGCGGTACCGAGCTGCACCTGGTCTCCCGGAGGAACGGCACGCTGTTCGACCGGACGGTGACCGGTCTGCCCTCGAATGCCTCGAGCCTGAGCGTGGACGTCGACTCACCTCCGGGGACCGCCCTTCTCCGCTACGACGTGTACCCCGAGCCGCGCGTCGCCCTGGTCGATCTGGCCTCGGCGGCCGTCGTCGAGACCCGTGCACCCGCGTACACGTCCAGAGGGGTGACGGACGTCGCCGCTTCCGCGACCCACATCGCCTGGGGCGACCTCGACAGCGTCACGGGGGCGGGAGTGTCGACCGCTTCCCGCGGCTCCGGAGAGGTCGAGCGCACCTTCGTGGGGGGCGGCGGGGTTCAGCTCCACGTGGATCTCCTGGGTGACTGGGTGCTGTACTCGGGCAAGGGAGCCGAGACCGCCACCACGCCGCACCCCCTGTTCGCGCTCACCGCGCGCAACATGAAGACCGGCGCGACCCTCGAGCTGCTGGACCACTCCGAGAGCATCGGCCCCACGCCCGACGGAGCCCTGGTGGCGGAAGGCGGAAGCGTCGAGCACGGCGAGGGCTTGTACCGGATCGAACTGGGGGCCGACGGCGCGCCCGTCACCACGCTCGTCGCGAGCACCGGGGTGCCGACCGCGGTCAACCTGCTCGGGTACGTCGCACCAAGCGGCGTGATCGACCTGGACAAGACGCCTCTCGTGCCCGTGGAGGCGACGTTCAGCCGGAGCAACGTACGTCTGGAGATCGAGTTCACGCATGTCGCGTCACAGCGGCGGCACCTTCTCGTCCGGCTTCCGGAGAGGCCAGGGGCGGAGGGTCCCGTCACGGTCAAGGGCAGCTGGGACGGGCGTCTGGACCGGCAGCAGGGCGAGGTGGGCTCGTTCCTCACCGCCTACAACGGTGACTACACCTGGCGGCTCAGAGCCGTTCCGATGAACGGCGTCGGCCCGGCGGCGGAGCGGACCGGGTCGTTCAGGGTGCTCCGCACACCCAAGCCTCACGACTTCAGCGACAACGGCTCACCCGACGCCCTGGGCGTCGACTCCGCGGGGCGGCTGACCCGCTACGACTCCTCCACCACCGAGAACGGCTCGACCTCCTTGATCGGCCGTTCCGGGATCGGTACCGGCTGGCAGATCTACGACCGCCTGGTCGCACCCGGAAACGTCGGTGGCACCGCACAGGCCGATGTCGTGGCGCGGGACCGGAGCGGCGTCCTCTGGCTCTACGAGGGGACCGGCAAGTTGGAGCGGCCGTTCGAGCTCCGGAAGAAGGTCGGCGCGGGCTGGCAGATCTACAACAAGATCACCGCCGGCAGCGATCTCACCGGCGACGGCAGGACCGACCTGCTGGCCACGGACGCCGCCGGCGTCCTGTGGCTCTACAAGGGGACCGGCAGCGCCACCGCTCCCTTCGCGCCCCGGGTGAAGGCCGGGAACGGTGGTTGGGGGATCTACAACAAGATCGTCGCGACCGGGAACATCGCCGGCGGCGCCGCGGGCGATCTCGTCGCCCGCGACGCATCCGGTGTCCTCTGGCTCTACCCCGGCAACGGGAACGGCACCTTCGCCACCCGCATCAGGGTCGGCAGCGGCTGGAACGCGTTCGCCCATGTGCTCGCCGTCGGCGACGCCAACCACGACCGGCGCCCCGAGGTCTTCGCGTACAAGCCGGACGGCCGCATGTTCGTCTACGAGTCCACCGGCGACGCGAACGCGCCCTTCAAGCCCGGTCGCGCGACGTACTACGCGCTCACCGTCGCCCCCGGAGAGTTCACCCAACTCTTCTGA
- a CDS encoding MaoC family dehydratase N-terminal domain-containing protein yields the protein MALDQSFVGRTYPPTAPYEVGREKIREFAEAIGDANPAYTDQEAAKELGHPDVIAPPTFVFAITFKAAGQIVQDPQLGLDYSRVVHGDQKFAYKRPVRAGDRLAVTSTIEAIKSLAGNDILDIRGEVHDESGEHVVTTWIKLVARAAEEG from the coding sequence ATGGCGCTCGACCAGTCCTTCGTGGGGCGGACCTATCCGCCCACCGCGCCGTACGAGGTCGGCCGGGAAAAGATCCGCGAGTTCGCCGAGGCGATCGGTGACGCGAATCCCGCGTACACCGATCAGGAAGCCGCGAAAGAACTCGGTCACCCCGATGTGATCGCCCCGCCGACCTTTGTGTTCGCGATCACATTCAAGGCCGCCGGACAGATCGTCCAGGACCCGCAGCTCGGGCTCGACTACAGCCGCGTGGTGCACGGCGACCAGAAGTTCGCCTACAAGCGCCCGGTCCGGGCCGGCGACCGGCTCGCGGTCACCTCGACCATCGAGGCCATCAAGTCCCTCGCGGGCAACGACATCCTGGACATCCGCGGCGAGGTCCACGACGAGAGCGGCGAGCACGTCGTGACCACGTGGATCAAGCTCGTGGCGCGCGCGGCCGAGGAGGGCTGA
- a CDS encoding NUDIX domain-containing protein translates to MGRIDYLHDPAAPPANSVVPSVVAFVQDEAGRVLMIQRSDNGRWALPGGGHDVGESISDTVVREVWEETGIKAEVVDMSGIYTDPGHVMLYDDGEARQQFSICFRARPVGGDLRTSSETTQVRWVAPTDLSELDVHPTMRMRIEHAMDRGRTAPYIG, encoded by the coding sequence ATGGGACGCATCGACTACCTGCACGACCCTGCCGCGCCGCCGGCCAACTCTGTCGTGCCCTCTGTCGTGGCGTTCGTCCAGGACGAGGCCGGGCGGGTGCTGATGATCCAGCGGTCCGACAACGGCCGGTGGGCCCTTCCCGGCGGCGGCCACGACGTCGGCGAGTCCATCAGTGACACCGTCGTGCGCGAGGTGTGGGAAGAGACCGGCATCAAGGCCGAAGTCGTCGACATGTCGGGGATCTACACCGACCCGGGGCACGTGATGCTGTACGACGACGGCGAGGCCAGGCAGCAGTTCTCCATCTGCTTCCGTGCGCGGCCGGTCGGAGGCGACCTCCGTACGAGCAGCGAGACGACGCAGGTCCGCTGGGTTGCCCCAACGGACCTGTCCGAACTCGATGTTCACCCGACCATGCGCATGCGCATCGAGCACGCCATGGACCGGGGCCGAACGGCTCCCTACATCGGCTGA
- the rpmG gene encoding 50S ribosomal protein L33 produces MAATDVRPKITLACVECKERNYITKKNRRNNPDRLEMKKHCPRCNAHTAHRETR; encoded by the coding sequence GTGGCTGCCACCGACGTCCGCCCGAAGATCACGCTGGCCTGCGTGGAGTGCAAGGAGCGGAACTACATCACCAAGAAGAACCGGCGCAACAACCCGGACCGTCTTGAGATGAAGAAGCACTGCCCGCGCTGCAACGCGCACACTGCGCACCGCGAGACGCGCTAA
- a CDS encoding PIN domain-containing protein, translated as MIIFDTNAVNELDPHGSKADLIRLLRKAGLEVAAPWVVIEELTAHKLYEYQRHFDLMLRQHQELARLEPNLAGLPPTFRGERFADHWRNQYSDIFAVLPTSQSALRTAVLRESACIKPAKVDKSKKSGGRDVAVWFSILEHLGENPEAKVYFVSNNTTDFGEPDKWPFPLNLDLGESVHRITHLLNFEDALKEFTEEAEAPEGIQEALTARLSSRESTATMAREAWRRVGRSHFRMKGGDAPPKVRVSFDSIEPVECRRIGSSVWYWSKVKWQLYVLQRRHLDPLMMEWDTSILFPEGDTAPISLLRGGRIAPITLDELDGELKDSLSRDLLSFEEEMTQEEYQSTIDDEDASDDPRRLAISRRLQREQFDSRNLDARYALVYSHRVFDALRRVNDSVYITDGPGDLGADAISKSREGLIAVSVKAGEGRLRMADIEAAIFNPSSLTDAALLVTSRHISKNLELEIEEVRQHAPCPFEVAHWVSERDDATLRTKIESLRRRMAAQ; from the coding sequence ATGATCATTTTCGACACTAATGCAGTGAATGAACTCGATCCACACGGGAGCAAGGCGGATCTCATCCGCCTCCTAAGAAAGGCCGGACTTGAGGTCGCCGCTCCATGGGTCGTGATTGAAGAGCTCACGGCACACAAGCTCTACGAGTACCAGCGCCACTTCGACCTGATGCTTCGCCAACACCAGGAACTGGCGAGACTTGAACCCAATCTTGCGGGCCTCCCGCCAACATTCCGAGGAGAACGTTTCGCTGACCACTGGCGAAATCAGTACTCTGACATCTTTGCCGTACTACCCACATCTCAGAGCGCCTTGCGCACTGCGGTACTACGTGAATCCGCCTGCATAAAGCCTGCGAAGGTTGACAAAAGCAAGAAATCAGGCGGCCGCGACGTGGCCGTGTGGTTCTCAATCCTAGAACACCTGGGCGAGAACCCGGAAGCGAAGGTCTATTTCGTCTCGAACAATACAACCGATTTCGGGGAACCGGACAAGTGGCCATTCCCTCTAAATCTAGACCTCGGCGAGAGTGTCCATCGAATCACACACCTCCTAAACTTCGAAGACGCCCTGAAAGAATTCACTGAGGAGGCAGAGGCCCCGGAAGGAATTCAGGAGGCTCTGACCGCGCGTCTCTCCAGCCGCGAGTCGACCGCAACCATGGCACGGGAGGCATGGAGGAGGGTAGGGCGGAGCCACTTCCGAATGAAGGGCGGAGATGCACCCCCGAAAGTGAGAGTTTCCTTCGACTCTATAGAGCCGGTTGAGTGCCGGCGCATCGGGAGCTCCGTGTGGTACTGGTCCAAGGTCAAGTGGCAACTGTACGTACTCCAGCGCCGCCACCTCGACCCGTTGATGATGGAATGGGATACCTCCATCCTCTTCCCTGAGGGTGACACGGCCCCCATTTCCCTCTTGAGAGGCGGGCGCATCGCACCAATCACTCTGGATGAACTCGACGGCGAGCTGAAGGATAGTCTGTCCAGGGATCTCCTTTCCTTCGAAGAGGAAATGACCCAAGAAGAGTATCAAAGCACTATCGATGACGAGGACGCCTCTGATGACCCTAGGAGACTAGCCATCTCTCGGAGACTCCAACGCGAGCAATTCGACTCCCGCAATCTCGACGCTCGATACGCGCTTGTATACAGCCACCGGGTCTTCGATGCGCTCCGTCGCGTGAATGACTCCGTCTACATCACAGACGGGCCAGGAGACTTGGGAGCAGACGCAATCTCCAAATCCCGGGAAGGGCTGATCGCGGTATCAGTCAAAGCCGGAGAAGGGAGACTTCGCATGGCCGACATAGAGGCAGCCATTTTCAACCCCAGCTCACTGACTGACGCCGCTCTACTCGTGACTAGTCGCCACATTTCCAAGAACCTTGAACTGGAGATTGAGGAAGTTCGCCAACACGCACCATGCCCCTTCGAGGTCGCGCATTGGGTGAGCGAACGGGACGACGCCACACTCAGGACAAAGATCGAATCCCTCAGACGGCGAATGGCAGCCCAATAA
- a CDS encoding amidohydrolase family protein yields the protein MSADSKQPQPPPSDDWGAATADATSLLLSGARLTDGRTVDVRLGGGRIEAVGTAGSLTATGSRVDLAGYLLLPAPAEPHAHADTALSADVPGPVSYAADEVQRRATEAALLQLGHGATALRAQVRIGDVHGLGPLEAVLQARRSLRGLADLTTVAVPRLLTGVAGADGLAMLRDAVKMGAGVVGGCPDLDPDPTGYVEAVLEVAAEHGCPVDLHTDGDDPARLARLAAMAGGLRAGVTIGPCAGLGRLPADVARRTADRLAAAGVTVVTLPQGACAGAEARGAAPARLLRAAGVRLAAGSGALRDVSNPVGRGDPLEAAYLLASQGGLGPQDAYGAVSSAARAAMGLPEVRVEAGFPAELLAVRGDRLEGVLSLAYSRIVIHRGRVVARTSAVREYCDSAAALDLPRQTRPDTGSPPGGGDVRS from the coding sequence ATGTCAGCCGACAGCAAGCAGCCCCAGCCACCGCCGTCCGACGACTGGGGGGCCGCCACCGCCGACGCCACCTCGCTGCTCCTGTCCGGCGCCCGGCTCACGGACGGGCGGACCGTCGACGTACGGCTGGGCGGCGGCCGGATCGAGGCCGTCGGCACGGCGGGCAGCCTCACCGCCACCGGCTCCCGCGTCGACCTCGCCGGCTACCTGCTGCTGCCCGCCCCCGCCGAGCCGCACGCGCACGCCGACACCGCGCTCAGCGCCGACGTCCCGGGACCGGTCTCGTACGCCGCCGACGAGGTGCAGCGCCGGGCCACCGAGGCGGCGCTGCTCCAGCTCGGGCACGGGGCGACCGCGCTGCGCGCCCAGGTGCGGATCGGGGACGTGCACGGGCTCGGCCCGCTGGAAGCGGTGCTCCAGGCACGGCGCTCGCTGCGCGGCCTCGCGGACCTCACGACGGTGGCGGTGCCACGGCTGCTGACCGGGGTCGCGGGCGCGGACGGCCTGGCGATGCTGCGGGACGCGGTGAAGATGGGCGCCGGCGTGGTGGGCGGTTGCCCGGACCTGGATCCCGACCCGACGGGGTACGTGGAGGCGGTCCTGGAGGTCGCCGCCGAGCACGGCTGCCCGGTGGACCTGCACACGGACGGCGACGACCCGGCCCGGCTCGCCCGGCTCGCCGCGATGGCGGGCGGGCTGCGGGCCGGCGTCACGATCGGCCCGTGCGCCGGGCTCGGCCGGCTGCCGGCCGACGTGGCGCGGCGGACGGCGGACCGGCTGGCGGCGGCCGGGGTGACGGTGGTGACGCTGCCGCAGGGCGCCTGCGCGGGCGCGGAGGCGCGCGGCGCGGCGCCCGCGCGGCTGCTGCGCGCGGCGGGCGTACGGCTCGCGGCGGGCAGCGGGGCGCTGCGGGACGTGTCTAACCCGGTGGGGCGCGGCGACCCGCTGGAGGCGGCGTACCTGCTGGCCTCGCAGGGCGGGCTGGGGCCGCAGGACGCGTACGGGGCGGTGAGTTCGGCCGCCCGGGCGGCGATGGGGCTGCCGGAGGTGCGGGTGGAGGCCGGCTTTCCCGCGGAGCTGCTGGCGGTACGCGGCGACCGTCTGGAGGGCGTCCTCTCGCTCGCCTACAGCCGGATCGTGATCCACCGCGGCCGGGTGGTGGCCCGTACCAGCGCGGTCCGCGAGTACTGCGACTCGGCGGCGGCGCTGGACCTGCCGCGCCAGACCCGGCCGGACACGGGAAGCCCTCCGGGCGGCGGCGACGTACGGTCGTGA
- a CDS encoding GntR family transcriptional regulator, translating to MTQQASPRGTFLKIADALRTDIESDLKATELPTLAEVMDRFGVSRGLALRAFRVLRADGVAEPVPGGRWRVIRGDHGAGRRSLTERISDVMLTDDSVAVGKPFLSASKLAERLGVARPTVAKALAELEAAGLLSESRQGKARTVLALPGGEERS from the coding sequence GTGACGCAACAGGCCAGCCCTCGGGGGACGTTCCTGAAGATTGCGGATGCCCTGAGGACGGACATCGAGTCCGATCTGAAGGCGACGGAGTTGCCGACCCTTGCGGAGGTCATGGACCGGTTCGGGGTCTCGCGAGGGCTCGCTCTCCGGGCCTTTCGCGTCCTGCGTGCGGACGGGGTGGCCGAACCTGTGCCCGGCGGCCGTTGGCGCGTCATCAGGGGCGACCATGGTGCCGGCCGGAGGTCGCTAACGGAACGGATCTCCGACGTGATGCTCACGGATGACAGTGTCGCCGTGGGGAAGCCCTTCCTGAGCGCTTCCAAGCTCGCTGAACGCCTCGGGGTCGCGCGCCCTACCGTGGCGAAGGCTCTGGCCGAGCTGGAGGCCGCCGGGTTGCTCTCCGAGAGCCGCCAGGGGAAGGCGCGGACTGTACTTGCCCTGCCGGGCGGAGAGGAGCGTTCGTAG
- a CDS encoding SDR family oxidoreductase gives MRIVIAGGHGRIALRLERLLSAGGHEVAGIIRKPEQADDLRAAGAEPVVLDLESASVEMVAAALQGADAAVFAAGAGPGSGAARKDTVDRGAAVLFADAAERAGVRRYVVVSSMGADPDRPGDDVFDAYQRAKGAADAYVRSREDLDWTILRPGLLTDDAGTGLVRLEAHTGRGPVPRDDVAAVLAELVDTPATAGLTLELVSGSVPVAVAVRDVAGN, from the coding sequence ATGCGCATTGTCATCGCAGGAGGACACGGTCGGATCGCGCTGCGCCTGGAGCGGTTGCTCTCGGCGGGCGGACACGAGGTCGCGGGCATCATCCGCAAGCCGGAACAGGCGGACGACCTGCGCGCGGCGGGCGCCGAACCCGTCGTCCTGGACCTGGAGTCGGCGTCGGTGGAGATGGTCGCGGCGGCCCTGCAGGGCGCCGACGCGGCGGTCTTCGCGGCCGGCGCGGGCCCGGGCAGCGGCGCGGCCCGGAAGGACACGGTGGACCGGGGCGCCGCGGTTCTGTTCGCGGACGCGGCGGAACGCGCGGGTGTGCGGCGGTACGTCGTCGTCTCGTCCATGGGCGCGGACCCGGACCGCCCGGGCGACGACGTCTTCGACGCCTACCAGCGGGCGAAGGGCGCGGCCGACGCGTACGTCCGCTCCCGCGAGGACCTCGACTGGACGATCCTCCGCCCCGGCCTCCTCACGGACGACGCCGGCACCGGCCTGGTCCGCCTGGAGGCCCACACCGGCCGCGGCCCGGTCCCCCGCGACGACGTCGCCGCCGTCCTCGCCGAACTCGTCGACACCCCCGCCACCGCTGGCCTCACCCTCGAACTCGTCTCGGGCTCGGTCCCGGTGGCGGTGGCGGTGCGGGACGTGGCGGGGAACTGA
- a CDS encoding HD domain-containing protein encodes MATTGLTEWAYPLAKSLLAEPLPRRWAHSLGVAERARLLAPILGEDAELLEAAAVLHDIGYSPDLAKTGFHPLDGARYLRDVADADLRVIRLVAHHSCAWMEAEARGLRDELESEFPREEPHLADALCFCDMNTTPDGTPTNPVDRVNEIAGRYGPDSLIGMFIRRAEPEILGCTARVLERLAAVKRQPM; translated from the coding sequence GTGGCCACCACAGGACTGACGGAGTGGGCTTACCCGCTTGCGAAGTCGTTGCTCGCCGAGCCGCTGCCGCGGCGGTGGGCTCACTCGCTCGGGGTCGCTGAGCGGGCCCGGCTTCTCGCGCCGATCCTGGGCGAGGACGCCGAACTGCTGGAGGCCGCGGCCGTCCTTCACGACATCGGCTACTCGCCCGACCTCGCCAAGACCGGCTTCCACCCGCTGGACGGCGCTCGGTACCTCCGGGACGTGGCCGACGCCGACCTGCGGGTTATCCGGCTTGTCGCGCACCACTCCTGCGCGTGGATGGAGGCGGAGGCCCGCGGTCTACGCGATGAGCTGGAGAGCGAATTCCCGAGGGAAGAGCCGCACCTCGCCGACGCGCTCTGCTTCTGCGACATGAACACGACTCCGGACGGGACGCCCACGAATCCCGTGGACCGGGTCAACGAGATCGCGGGACGGTATGGCCCGGACAGCCTGATCGGGATGTTCATCCGCCGGGCGGAGCCGGAGATCCTGGGCTGTACGGCCCGCGTCCTGGAGCGGCTTGCCGCGGTGAAGCGTCAGCCGATGTAG
- a CDS encoding helix-turn-helix transcriptional regulator has translation MSNERLRSALLAQGKSIHDLAEAIEVNPKTVERWITQGKVPYRRHQYATAAFLKVDATTLWDDSRGVESAADLSKAEIVTVYPHRHMVPANLWRDMYERAERHLDVLVYAGLWLSEDPVFLDILKAKVEGTAQVRVLLGDPGCEAVKQRGIDEGHRVMDGKIRNALMNYRPLFTSHPDIGFRLHDATLYNSLYRADDEMLVNTHVYGIGAYMAPVLHLRRLPGGGLFDTYANSIEQTWGGARQVMDHDLTGA, from the coding sequence ATGTCCAACGAGCGCTTACGGTCGGCACTGCTTGCCCAGGGCAAGTCGATTCACGACCTTGCCGAGGCGATCGAGGTCAACCCGAAGACGGTGGAGCGCTGGATCACTCAGGGGAAGGTGCCGTACCGGCGTCACCAGTACGCGACTGCGGCCTTCCTGAAGGTCGACGCGACGACGCTCTGGGACGACTCGCGTGGCGTGGAGAGTGCGGCCGACCTGAGCAAGGCGGAGATCGTCACCGTCTACCCGCACCGACACATGGTCCCCGCGAACCTCTGGCGGGACATGTACGAGCGGGCGGAGCGACACCTCGATGTGCTCGTGTACGCCGGCCTGTGGCTTTCGGAGGATCCCGTCTTCCTCGACATCCTCAAGGCCAAGGTGGAGGGAACCGCGCAGGTGCGCGTACTCCTCGGCGATCCGGGCTGCGAGGCCGTGAAGCAGCGCGGCATAGACGAAGGTCACCGCGTCATGGACGGGAAGATCCGCAACGCACTGATGAACTACCGCCCGCTCTTCACGAGCCACCCGGACATCGGCTTCCGGCTGCACGACGCGACGCTCTACAACAGCCTGTACCGGGCCGATGACGAGATGCTGGTGAACACCCACGTCTACGGCATCGGCGCGTACATGGCGCCGGTCCTGCACCTGCGGCGCCTGCCGGGCGGCGGCCTCTTCGACACATACGCGAATAGCATCGAACAGACCTGGGGAGGCGCGCGCCAGGTGATGGATCACGACCTGACGGGAGCCTGA